A genomic region of Miscanthus floridulus cultivar M001 chromosome 3, ASM1932011v1, whole genome shotgun sequence contains the following coding sequences:
- the LOC136541927 gene encoding probable cinnamyl alcohol dehydrogenase 8D — protein sequence MEQGSKAALGWAARDASGHLSPYSFSRVLRDGDVTIKVLFCGVCHTDLHIIKNEWGNAMYPVVPGHEVVGVVTDVGPGVTKFTAGDTVGVGYFIDSCRTCESCSTGHENYCPNVVLASNGVDRDGVTTTQGGFSDVVVVDQHYVVRIPPSLPLDGAAPLLCAGVTVYSPMVEYGLNVPGKRLGVVGLGGLGHMAVKFGKAFGMAVTVISSSPAKRDEAMERLGADEFLVSRDTEQMKAAAGTMDGIIDTVSAWHPLAPLLELLKPMGQMVLVGVPSKPLELPAFAVCPSGKRVAGNGVGSVGDCQAMLDFAGQHGITADIELVRMDYVNTAIERLERNDVRYRFVVDVAGSLGPAA from the exons ATGGAGCAAGGAAGCAAGGCGGCGCTCGGGTGGGCTGCGAGGGACGCCTCCGGACACCTCTCCCCTTACAGCTTCTCGAG GGTTCTGAGAGACGGCGACGTGACGATCAAGGTGCTCTTCTGCGGGGTCTGCCACACGGACCTCCACATCATCAAGAACGAGTGGGGCAACGCCATGTACCCCGTCGTTCCCGG GCACGAGGTCGTCGGCGTCGTCACGGACGTCGGCCCCGGCGTCACCAAGTTCACGGCCGGCGACACGGTGGGCGTGGGCTACTTCATCGACTCGTGCCGCACCTGCGAGAGCTGCAGCACGGGGCACGAGAACTACTGCCCCAACGTCGTGCTCGCCTCCAACGGCGTAGACCGCGACGGCGTGACGACCACGCAGGGTGGCTTCTCCGACGTCGTGGTGGTGGACCAGCACTACGTCGTCAGGATCCCCCCAAGCCTGCCTCTGGACGGCGCCGCGCCGCTGCTCTGCGCCGGCGTCACGGTGTACAGCCCCATGGTGGAGTACGGCCTCAACGTGCCTGGGAAGCGCCTCGGCGTCGTgggcctcggtggcctcggccACATGGCTGTCAAGTTCGGCAAGGCGTTCGGGATGGCGGTCACGGTGATCAGCTCGTCCCCTGCCAAGCGTGATGAGGCGATGGAGCGCCTTGGCGCCGATGAGTTCTTGGTCAGCCGCGACACCGAGCAGATGAAG GCGGCGGCAGGCACGATGGACGGCATCATTGACACGGTGTCGGCGTGGCACCCGCTCGCCCCGCTGCTCGAGCTTCTGAAGCCCATGGGGCAGATGGTGCTCGTGGGAGTGCCCAGCAAGCCGCTGGAGCTGCCAGCCTTCGCCGTCTGTCCGAGCGGGAAGCGCGTGGCCGGGAACGGCGTGGGCAGCGTCGGCGACTGCCAGGCGATGCTGGACTTCGCGGGGCAGCACGGCATCACCGCGGACATCGAGCTCGTTAGGATGGACTACGTCAACACGGCCATCGAGCGGCTAGAGAGGAACGACGTCAGGTACCGGTTCGTCGTTGATGTCGCTGGCAGTCTGGGCCCCGCTGCTTAG
- the LOC136544084 gene encoding uncharacterized protein codes for MASSSSAPLSTPLGLPVSDKLTRDNFVLWKAQFLPAVRGAKVLGILDGSIPEPPQVLEVEVDGKKKEVPNLEHDSWVSKDQQLLSYLVNSVSKEVLAGIATATTSAQAWKALGVMFAAQSRARVTNLRMQLATTKKGSLSTAAYFNKMQNIKDELASAGVTVNDDEVVAHILNGLDFDYHPFVSSMMGRSGDLSLSELYSLLMEYDLRLEMFQGAGQYQSSANMASRGRGNRGRPGGRRGGGRFNPGRMGQSNNNQNYTINQGNSSQGNKRPPCQICKKTNHEAKQCYFRYDEDDQYRGRPTEAYGVDTNWYADSGATNHVTGELEKLTVRDKYSGHEQVHTANGTDFQNLVERKFSKKILCVQSDWGGDGSQEQSAGNSKESAASMPILSPASARSGAEDHDNGSHVDLLSPLGAAPAADSPGSPAPTLSSQHGGASIPAAPAPADMSDDAALPVDSPAHVTASHSTSTGAQGSLSSGSSTTSSPLPAAPDPPRRQTRLQSGITKPKKMYDGMIRYSLFSAAGEPNSVEEALADPKWRLAMEVEIQALDKNRTWHLVPGKSGQNIIDYKWVFKIKRKADGSIDRYKARLVAKGFKQRYGIDYEDTFSPVVKIATVRLVLSIAVSRGWCLKQLDVQNAFLHGVLEEEVYMKQPPGFQSAETPGYICKLDKAIYGLKQAPRACAFSDADWAGDVDDRRSTGGFAVFFGSNLISWSARKQPTVSRSSTEAEYKAMANATAEIIWLEQLLAELGVKLADGFTKALPVAKMNDFVRNLNLQGG; via the exons ATGGCGTCGTCCTCCTCTGCGCCCCTCTCGACACCACTAGGACTGCCGGTTTCTGACAAGCTTACGCGGGACAATTTCGTCCTGTGGAAAGCTCAGTTTCTCCCGGCAGTCCGCGGCGCCAAGGTGCTTGGCATCTTGGATGGATCAATCCCTGAGCCGCCACAAGTACTAGAAGTCGAAGTCGAcggcaagaagaaagaagtccCTAACCTAGAGCATGACTCATGGGTAAGCAAAGATCAACAGCTCCTTAGCTACCTGGTGAACTCAGTCTCCAAGGAGGTTCTCGCCGGGATCGCGACTGCAACGACCTCCGCTCAAGCATGGAAGGCACTAGGAGTCATGTTTGCAGCGCAATCAAGAGCGCGGGTCACAAACCTGCGCATGCAACTGGCCACCACCAAGAAGGGAAGCCTCTCGACGGCGGCCTATTTCAACAAGATGCAAAATATTAAGGATGAACTCGCTTCAGCTGGCGTCACCGTCAATGACGATGAGGTTGTTGCTCATATACTCAATGGTCTAGATTTTGATTATCACCCCTTTGTCTCTTCCATGATGGGCCGATCAGGAGATCTTTCGCTCTCTGAATTATATTCACTTCTCATGGAATATGACCTCCGGCTTGAGATGTTTCAAGGAGCCGGACAGTACCAATCCTCAGCAAATATGGCGTCCCGAGGCCGTGGAAATCGCGGACGCCCTGGTGGTCGTCGTGGTGGTGGCCGATTCAATCCAGGGCGTATGGGACAAAGCAACAACAATCAGAACTACACCATCAATCAAGGCAACAGCTCGCAAGGAAACAAGAGGCCGCCATGTCAAATCTGCAAGAAGACCAACCATGAAGCGAAGCAGTGTTACTTCCGCTATGACGAAGACGATCAGTACCGTGGAAGACCTACAGAAGCCTACGGCGTCGACACCAACTGGTATGCTGATAGTGGCGCCACAAATCATGTCACCGGCGAACTTGAGAAGCTGACTGTTCGTGACAAATATAGCGGACATGAGCAAGTTCACACCGCCAATGGCACAG ATTTTCAAAACCTCGTTGAAAGAAAATTCTCAAAGAAAATTCTTTGTGTCCAGTCGGATTGGGGAGGCGA TGGTTCTCAGGAACAATCTGCAGGGAATTCTAAAGAATCTGCAGCCAGCATGCCCATCCTTTCTCCCGCTTCGGCACGTTCTGGTGCAGAAGATCATGACAACGGATCTCATGTGGATCTGCTGTCACCTCTCGGCGCGGCTCCTGCGGCCGATTCGCCTGGATCTCCTGCGCCCACTCTGAGCTCGCAGCATGGGGGGGCAAGCATACCGGCCGCCCCGGCACCTGCGGACATGTCGGACGACGCAGCTTTACCTGTCGACAGCCCGGCGCATGTGACGGCATCTCACTCGACAAGCACCGGTGCACAGGGATCTCTGTCGTCGGGATCTTCTACAACATCCAGTCCATTGCCAGCAGCGCCTGATCCTCCACGCCGACAAACACGCCTGCAGAGCGGTATTACAAAGCCAAAGAAGATGTATGATGGTATGATTCGGTACAGTCTGTTCAGTGCAGCTGGTGAACCTAATTCTGTTGAAGAAGCACTTGCAGATCCAAAGTGGCGTCTGGCGATGGAAGTGGAAATTCAGGCTCTTGACAAGAACCGCACGTGGCACCTTGTTCCAGGCAAATCAGGACAGAATATAATAGACTACAAATGGGTATTTAAAATCAAGCGGAAAGCTGATGGAAGCATTGATAGATACAAAGCTCGATTGGTAGCAAAAGGGTTTAAGCAGCGATATGGCATTGATTACGAAGACACCTTCAGTCCGGTTGTTAAGATAGCTACAGTTAGACTTGTCCTTTCTATTGCAGTTTCAAGGGGATGGTGTCTTAAACAGCTTGATGTGCAGAATGCGTTCTTGCATGGCGTTCTGGAAGAGGAAGTTTATATGAAACAACCACCAGGTTTTCAAAGTGCTGAGACTCCGGGATATATATGCAAACTGGACAAGGCGATTTATGGTCTGAAGCaggcacctagagcatg TGCCTTCTCTGATGCAGATTGGGCTGGTGATGTAGATGACAGGAGGTCTACAGGTGGCTTTGCTGTATTCTTTGGAAGTAATCTTATATCGTGGAGTGCTAGAAAACAGCCCACTGTTTCAAGATCTAGTACTGAGGCAGAGTACAAGGCTATGGCAAATGCCACTGCAGAAATAATATGGCTTGAGCAGTTGCTAGCCGAGCTTGGTGTTAAG TTGGCAGATGGATTCACAAAGGCTTTACCAGTTGCAAAGATGAATGACTTTGTTCGCAATCtaaatcttcaaggtggctag
- the LOC136541929 gene encoding probable cinnamyl alcohol dehydrogenase 8B — MEEQGGQAAFGWAARDATGVLSPYSFSTRVPKDDDVTIKVLYCGICHTDLHIIKNDWGNAMYPVVPGHEIVGVVTGVGGGVTRFKAGDTVGVGYFVGSCRSCDNCGKGNENYCAGVVPTSNGVDHAHGGVPTKGGFSDVIVVNEHYVVRVPDGLALDRTAPLLCAGVTVYSPMMRHGLNEPGKHLGLVGLGGLGHVAVKFGKAFGMKVTVISTSASKRQEAIENLGADEFLISRDPEQMKAATGTMDGIIDTVSAWHPITPLLALLKPLGEMVIVGAPSKPLELPAYAFVPGGKGVVGNLVGSVGDCQAMLEFAGKHGIGAEVEVIKMDYVNTAIERLEKNDVRYRFVIDVAGSLGSAA, encoded by the exons ATGGAGGAGCAAGGCGGCCAGGCGGCGTTCGGATGGGCGGCCAGGGATGCCACCGGCGTCCTCTCCCCCTACAGCTTCTCCACAAG GGTTCCTAAAGACGACGATGTCACGATCAAGGTGCTCTACTGCGGAATCTGCCACACCGACCTCCACATCATCAAGAACGACTGGGGAAACGCCATGTACCCTGTCGTCCCCGG GCACGAGATCGTCGGCGTGGTgaccggcgtcggcggcggcgtcaCGCGGTTCAAGGCCGGCGACACGGTCGGCGTGGGCTACTTCGTCGGCTCCTGCCGCTCCTGCGACAACTGCGGGAAGGGGAACGAGAACTACTGCGCCGGGGTCGTGCCCACCTCCAACGGCGTAGACCACGCGCACGGCGGCGTGCCCACCAAGGGGGGCTTCTCCGACGTCATCGTCGTGAACGAGCACTACGTGGTCCGCGTCCCGGACGGCCTGGCGCTGGACCGCACCGCGCCGCTGCTCTGCGCCGGCGTCACCGTGTACAGTCCCATGATGCGCCACGGCCTCAACGAGCCCGGCAAGCACCTCGGCCTCGTGGGGCTCGGCGGCCTCGGCCACGTCGCCGTTAAGTTTGGCAAGGCGTTCGGGATGAAGGTCACCGTCATCAGCACGTCCGCGAGCAAGCGCCAGGAGGCCATCGAGAACCTCGGCGCCGACGAGTTCTTGATCAGCCGGGACCCAGAGCAGATGAAG GCGGCGACGGGGACGATGGACGGCATCATCGACACGGTGTCGGCGTGGCACCCGATCACGCCGCTGCTTGCGCTGCTGAAGCCGTTGGGGGAGATGGTGATCGTGGGCGCGCCGAGCAAGCCGCTGGAGCTGCCGGCGTACGCCTTCGTGCCGGGCGGGAAGGGCGTGGTTGGGAACCTTGTCGGCAGCGTTGGGGACTGCCAGGCCATGCTTGAGTTCGCGGGGAAGCACGGCATCGGCGCCGAGGTGGAGGTCATCAAGATGGACTACGTCAACACGGCGATTGAGCGGCTCGAGAAGAACGACGTCCGCTACCGCTTCGTCATCGACGTCGCCGGCAGCCTCGGCTCTGCCGCCTAG